Proteins co-encoded in one Melospiza melodia melodia isolate bMelMel2 unplaced genomic scaffold, bMelMel2.pri scaffold_208, whole genome shotgun sequence genomic window:
- the LOC134433581 gene encoding LOW QUALITY PROTEIN: spectrin beta chain, non-erythrocytic 1-like (The sequence of the model RefSeq protein was modified relative to this genomic sequence to represent the inferred CDS: inserted 3 bases in 2 codons; deleted 5 bases in 4 codons), which yields MKGATEEPPPLFGDPPRTPKMPPGPPPPTCEGAEGPPPEPPPPSEPQQRSPSGLPIFGGPQNHQELLQDLQGQKSKPRPPGVDELPRAQRAPRPQRSCPLSSPSAAAPSPNLGVPRGRHAVAPPLDPLELPRFSDPRWEGEGGAGGPSGSEEEEEEEEEEEEEDEGSARRFERSRIKALADEREAVQRXTFTKWVNSHLAGGAHLGDLNSDLRDGRLLLRLLEGLSGETLVSPTRGRMRIHCLENVEKALRFLREQRVHLENVGSHDIVDGNPRLTLGLVWTIILRFQIQDISVETXDTRERKSAKDALLAWCQMKTAGYPNVNVQNFTTSWRDGLAFCALIHRHRPELLDVGSLRGANALHNLQSAFGVAERELGVTRLLDPEDVAVEQPDERSVLTYVAALYHHFSRMKALAVEGKTHRKVLEAAREAEGLAGRYEAQAAELLGWIQRSLLLLTDRRLPRAIPGLQGQLQAFSAYRTTEKPPRFEDKGSLEVLLFSLRSRLRANNQRQFVPREGTHSADINRAWERLEKAEHGRELALRSELLRQQHLEQLAARFHRKAALRETWLGDNQRLVAQDNFGGSLGGVEAALRKHEAIESDIAAYGSRVRAVTAVAAELEAERYHDMGGIATRRDHVVSLWEALRAQVAARRERLRAHLELQRLLRDLEHLMGWMEEMEVRLQSRDFGQHLSQVDDLLQIHALVEGDVAAQAERVRSVGAAAERFLGEGGGYRPCPPEQLRARVAALELRYRGLSALSAQRRLRLERSRRLWKFLWDAGEEEAWMREQERLLRCPELGRDLPGALRMLSQLEAIRGALGGRAGPLRQLLERGRELLAQGAPDGATPGSAESTPGSAESAAGSMGSAKPAESAAGSTSRSTEGPPESKNASLESPAASTEGPSPSTTRPSERPDGSTERTGGPTARPEGPPGPAPGSPDPAAAVSRRIRELESLWAALPALAGARERRLRAAAGRFQLDAEAAEAEAWLAAAARRVAGPELGHDERSAGMLERRLRELQDEMRRRGPALAALREQAVPGDAAELPDVVPGLAERLAELERRHRELEERAELRRLELRDALGLFAARSEADACALWVAEREQWLLSMEIPERIEDLEVVQQRFETLEPELAALAARVASVGRVTEELRGSGDRNRDSARDTWEQLRDRWERFRALAERKKVALTAALNFHNFRLECHETRGWMREKTAAIEATRALGRDLAGITALQAKLSGMGRDLDAIQGKLRELRAEGEKLQREQPERAPEIGEELAALEAEWDALRRCHRSREESLGQARRLQGFLRDLAALQAWLSRTRAAAGSEDVPASLAEAEGSLRQHESLRTEISHYGADYRSARAAGREVTRGQTDAQSLSLLQRLEALDADWEELGRVWEKRQRLLAQAVAFHVFLRDAKQVEGTLGKQEHTLAHTEMPSTVPGAEAAVRRLEEFLAALDTGTERVRALTDTGRKLLDEGGVHAEKVRETVESVESRHQKIRESAQELLGRLRDNWELQKFLQDGQELTLWLNEKLPVARDVSYEGTRDLQGKWQKHQAFAAELAANRGWLEALEKDGEQLARARPALAGQVTAPRQELRALWAQVEAAAAAKGRGLAEAARAESCAQACAGLRSWLAGVRAQLRSGHCGQDLTSVGVLLTRHQLLETQAALREQEVGALRAQAGGLSPGHPRSAGVQEQVRELEQQFRELREPLRERGQSLAAARELHQFRRDLEDELLWVQERQALAMSTDHGKDLPSVQLLLQKNETLHKELQGRERRVSELLERGALPGPGLPEPGVPEGVPEPGVPDGVPGGVPEPGVPGGVPEGVAALREAWKELRAQVERRQRRLEAALAAQRFLRDAAAAEAWLGERELHMLAQDKAKDEPGAQAMLSRHLGLEQELRDYGGTVELLAEQGRAMAGSGHPDGERLRARAAQLQRLHAGLCHLAGERRATLQGHHRLCQLRRDLDDLEQWISEREVVAASRELGQDFEHVTLLRDKFREFSRDTGGLGQERVDAANAAAAALISGGHPERAAVAQWQAGLNEAWAELLELVATRAQELAAAHDLQRFRRDARQVLEQLRAKARQVPEELGRDLRGAEGLERQHRAFEHDVQALSVQVRGRGGGQGVSAVQESAARLAAAYAGPRAEELRAQEGAVAAAWAELRGRCQRRRRLLGDSVEQFRFLRAARDLRLWMDGVQLQLQARERPRDVTAAELLIQQHQGLRAELEAREGSFGAAVAAATALLQRGHHDADKLSQELAELQERRRDIGERWQDKLEWLQTVLEVLVFGRDAAAAEAWLASREPLARAPELGSSLAEAETLLKRHQSFQKAAAAWEERFAALSRLTTLEEKERRRRQQEEEEEAARKLQPPEPPPAQAQLGGSPPLVPPESQDGGGGGEGPRATPTPQSRPPEPPALNGIRPDGAAGQVPKAAQEGGPGPGGGAATLPPRAPPPPETLEGGLCRKQELEAPGKRATNRSWQSLYCVLRGGVLSVFKDARGAGAGVPYHGEPPTPLRGARCQPATAYRKRKHVFRLGLSDGKEFLFQAKDEADMALWLRAIEAAAASAGAVPGSGGPREGSGVPGGPPKAMSRALSLPPVPPPAEGAPRAREHKEREKRFSFFKKNK from the exons ACGAGCGCGAGGCCGTGCAGAG AACCTTCACCAAGTGGGTGAATTCTCACCTGGCGGGGGGGGCGCACCTGGGGGACCTG AACAGCGACCTGAGGGACGGGCGGCTCCTGCTGAGGCTGCTCGAGGGGCTCTCGGGGGAGACCCTGGTgag CCCCACGCGGGGCCGGATGCGCATCCACTGCCTGGAGAACGTGGAGAAGGCGCTGCGGTTCCTGCGCGAGCAGCGCGTGCACCTGGAGAACGTGGGCTCGCACGACATCGTGGACGGCAACCCCCGCCTGACCCTGGGGCTGGTCTGGACCATCATCCTGCGCTTCCAG ATCCAGGACATCAGCGTGGAGA GGGACACGCGGGAGAGGAAATCGGCCAAGGACGCTCTGCTGGCCTGGTGCCAGATGAAAACCGCGGg GTACCCCAATGTGAACGTGCAGAATTTCACCACGAGCTGGAGGGACGGGCTGGCCTTCTGCGCCCTCATCCACCGGCACCG gccgGAGCTGCTGGACGTGGGGTCCCTGCGCGGAGCCAACGCCCTCCACAACCTGCAGAGCGCCTTCGGC GTGGCCGAGCGCGAGCTGGGGGTCACCCGGCTGCTGGACCCCgagg aTGTGGCCGTGGAGCAGCCGGACGAGCGCTCAGTGCTGACCTACGTGGCCGCACTCTACCATCACTTCTCCAGGATGAAGGCGCTGGCTGTGGAGGGGAAAACGCATCGGAAG GTGCTGGAGGCGGCGCGCGAGGCCGAGGGCCTGGCCGGCCGTTACGAGGCGCAGGCGGCCGAGCTGCTGGGCTGGATCCAGCGCTCGCTGCTGCTGCTCACGGACCGGCGCCTGCCCCGC GCAATCCCcggcctgcaggggcagctccagGCCTTCAGCGCCTACCGCACCACCGAGAAACCGCCCCG GTTTGAGGACAAGGGCTCCCTGGAGGTTCTGCTGTTCTCGCTCCGGAGCCGCCTCCGCGCCAACAACCAGCGCCAGTTCGTGCCGCGGGAGGGGACGCACAGCGCCGACATCAACAGG GCGTGGGAGCGGCTGGAGAAGGCGGAGCACGGGCGGGAGCTGGCGCTGCGCTCGGAGCTGCTccggcagcagcacctggagcagctgGCGGCCAGGTTCCACCGCAAGGCCGCGCTCAGGGAGACCTGGCTGGGGGACAACCAGCGcctggtggcacag GACAATTTCGGGGGGTCGCTGGGCGGTGTCGAGGCCGCGCTGCGCAAGCACGAGGCCATCGAGAGCGACATCGCCGCCTACGGCAGCCGCGTGCGCGCCGTCACCGCCGTGGCGGCCGAGCTGGAGGCCGAGCGCTATCACGACATGGGCGGCATCGCGACACGGCGCGACCACGTGGTGTCGCTGTGGGAGGCGCTGCGGGCTCAGGTGGCGGCGCGGCGAGAGCGGCTCCGGGCGCACCTGGAGCTGCAGCGGCTCCTGCGCGACCTGGAGCACCTGATGGGCtggatggaggagatggag gtgcGGCTGCAGTCGCGGGATTTCGGGCAGCACCTGAGCCAGGTGGACGATCTGCTGCAGATCCACGCCCTGGTCGAGGGGGACGTGGCGGCCCAAGCCGAGAGGGTTCGGAGTGTGGGGGCGGCGGCCGAGCGATTCCTCGGGGAGGGGGGCG ggtaCCGCCCGTGCCCCCCGGAGCAGCTGCGGGCCCGCGTGGCCGCTCTGGAGCTGCGGTACCGGGGGCTCTCGGCGCTGTCGGCGCAGCGGCGGCTGCGGCTGGAGCGCTCCCGGCGCCTCTGGAAGTTCCTGTGGGACGCGGGCGAGGAGGAGGCCTGGATGCGGGAGCAGGAGCGGCTCCTGCGCTGCCCGGAGCTGGGCCGGGACCTGCCGGGAGCGCTGAGGATGCTGAGCCAGCTCGAAGCCATCCGAGGGGCGCTGGGGGGACGCGCGGGGCCGCTGCGGCAGCTGctggagcggggccgggagctgCTGGCGCAGGGAGCCCCCGACGGAGCCACACCTGGATCGGCGGAATCCACACCTGGATCAGCAGAATCCGCTGCCGGATCAATGGGAAGCGCAAAACCCGCGGAATCCGCTGCTGGATCCACCTCCAGATCCACGGAGGGACCCCCGGAATCCAAGAACGCCTCCCTGGAATCCCCCGCTGCATCCACAGAGGGACCCTCGCCATCCACCACCAGACCCTCGGAACGCCCCGACGGCTCCACAGAACGCACCGGGGGACCCACGGCCCGCCCTGAGGGACCcccgggccccgctcccggctcCCCGGACCCCGCGGCCGCCGTGTCCCGGCGGATCCGGGAGCTGGAGTCGCTCtgggcggcgctgccggcgctggccGGGGCCCGGGAGCGGCGGCTCCGAGCGGCCGCGGGGCGCTTCCAGCTGGACGCGGAGGCGGCCGAGGCCGAGGCGTGGCTGGCGGCCGCCGCCCGCAGAGTGGCGGGGCCGGAGCTCGGGCACGACGAGCGCTCGGCGGGGATGCTGGAGCGGCGTCTGCGGGAGCTGCAGGACGAGATGCGGCGGCGAGGGCCGGCGCTGGCGGCGCTGCGGGAGCAGGCGGTGCCCGGCGACGCCGCCGAACTTCCCGACGTGGTGCCGGGGCTGGCGGAGCGGCTGGCGGAGCTGGAGCGGCGGCACCGGGAGCTGGAGGAGCGGGCGGAGCTGCGGCGCCTGGAGCTGCGGGACGCGCTGGGCTTGTTCGCGGCGCGGAGCGAGGCCGATGCCTGCGCGCTCTGGGTGGCAGAGAGGGAGCAGTGGCTGCTCTCCATGGAGATTCCCGAGCGGATCGAGGACCTGGAGGTGGTGCAGCAGCG GTTCGAGACGCTGGAGCCGGAGCTGGCGGCACTGGCGGCGCGCGTGGCCTCCGTGGGCCGCGTCACGGAGGAGCTGCGGGGATCCGGGGACAGGAACCGGGACAGCGCCCGCGACACCTGGGAGCAGCTCCGGGACAG GTGGGAGCGGTTCCGTGCGCTGGCCGAGCGCAAGAAGGTGGCGCTGACCGCGGCGCTGAACTTCCACAATTTCCGCCTGGAGTGCCACGAGACGCGGGGCTGGATGCGGGAGAAGACGGCGGCGATCGAGGCCACGCGGGCGCTGGGCCGGGACCTGGCGGGGATCACGGCGCTGCAGGCGAAGCTCTCGGGGATGGGGCGCGACCTGGACGCCATCCAGGGAAAGCTGCGGGAGCTGCGGGCCGAGGGCGAGAAGCTGCAGCGGGAGCAGCCCGAGAGAGCGCCCGAGATCGGCGAGGAGCTGGCGGCGCTCGAGGCCGAGTGGGACGCGCTGCGCCGGTGCCACCGGAGCCGCGAGGAGTCGCTGGGGCAGGCGCGGCGGCTCCAGGGCTTCCTGCGGGACCTGGCGGCGCTGCAGGCCTGGCTGTCCCGCACCCGCGCGGCCGCGGGCTCCGAGGATGTGCCCGCGTCCCTGGCCGAGGCCGAGGGCTCCCTGCGGCAGCACGAGAGCCTCCGCACCGAGATCTCGCACTACGGCGCCGATTACCGGAGCGCCCGCGCCGCCGGCCGGGAGGTGACGCGGGGACAGACGGACGCGCAgagtctgtccctgctgcagcgcCTGGAAGCGCTGGATGCGGACTGGGAAGAGCTGGGCCGGGTGTGGGAGAAGCGGCAGCGGCTCCTGGCCCAGGCTGTCGCCTTCCACGTGTTCCTGCGGGACGCCAAGCAGGTGGAGGGGACGCTGGGGAAGCAG GAGCACACGCTGGCCCACACGGAGATGCCGAGCACGGTGCCGGGGGCGGAGGCGGCCGTGAGGAGGCTGGAGGAGTTCCTGGCCGCGCTGGACACCGGCACAGAGCGCGTCCGGGCGCTCACGGACACCGGCAGGAAGCTGCTGGACGAGGGCGGCGTCCACGCGGAAAAGGTGCGGGAGACGGTGGAGTCGGTGGAGAGCAG gcaccaGAAGATCCGGGAAtcggcccaggagctgctggggcggCTGCGGGATAACTGGGAGCTGCAGAAGTTCCTGCAGGATGGGCAGGAG CTGACGCTGTGGCTGAACGAGAAGCTGCCGGTGGCCCGGGACGTGTCCTACGAGGGCACACGGGACCTGCAGGGCAAGTGGCAGAAGCACCAGGCCTTCGCCGCCGAGCTGGCCGCCAACCGGGGCTGGCTGGAGGCACTGGAGAAg GATGGCGAGCAGCTGGCACGGGCACGTCCAGCCCTGGCCGGACAAGTGACCGCTCCCCGGCAGGAGCTGCGGGCGCTGTGGGCGCAGgtggaggcggcggcggccgccaaGGGCCGGGGTCTGGCCGAGGCCGCGCGTGCCGAGAGCTGCGCCCAGGCCTGCGCCGGGCTGCGCTCGTGGCTGGCCGGGGTCCGCGCCCAGCTCCGCTCCGGCCACTGCGGCCAGGACCTGACCAGCGTGGGGGTCCTGCTGACCCGGCACCAG CTGCTGGAGACGCAGGCGGCGCTGCGGGAGCAGGAGGTGGGGGCGCTGCGGGCCCAGGCCGGGGGGCTCAGCCCGGGGCACCCCCGGAGTGcgggggtgcaggagcaggtgcgggagctggagcagcagttccgggagctgcgggagccgctGCGGGAGCGCGGGCAGAGCCTGGCGGCCGCCAGGGAGCTGCACCAGTTCCGGAGGGACCTGGAGGACGAGCTC ctgtgggTGCAGGAGCGCCAGGCCCTGGCCATGTCCACAGACCACGGCAAGGACCTGCCCTcggtgcagctgctgctccagaagaACGAG ACGCTGCACAAGGAGCTGCAGGGCCGCGAGCGCCGCGTGTCGGAGCTGCTGGAGCGGGGGGCGCTGCCCGGCCCGgggctcccggagccgggggTGCCCGAGGGGGTCCCGGAGCCGGGGGTGCCCGATGGGgtccccgggggggtcccggagccgggggtgcccgggggggtccccgaggggGTCGCGGCCCTGAGGGAGGCCTGGAAGGAGCTGAGGGCGCAGgtggagcggaggcagcggcgccTGGAGGCCGCGCTGGCCGCCCAGCGCTTCCTGCGCGACGCCGCGGCCGCCGAGGCCTGGCTGGGGGAGAGGGAGCTGCACATGCTGGCCCAGGACAAGGCCAAG gaCGAGCCGGGCGCCCAGGCCATGCTGAGCcggcacctggggctggagcaggagctgcgcGACTACGGCGGCACCGTGGAGCTGCTGGCGGAGCAGGGCCGGGCCATGGCGGGCAGCGGGCACCCCGAcgg cGAGCGGCTCCGTGCCCGCGCGGCGCAGCTGCAGCGTCTGCACGCGGGGCTGTGTCACCTGGCCGGGGAGCGCAGGGCCACCCTGCAGGGCCACCACCGCCTGTGCCAGCTGCGCCGCGACCTCGACGACCTGGAGCAGTGGATCTCGGAGAGAGAGGTGGTGGCAGCGTCCCGGGAGCTGGGACAGGACTTCGAGCACGTCACG ctgctgcggGACAAGTTCCGCGAGTTCTCCCGGGACACGGGCGGGCTGGGCCAGGAGCGGGTGGACGCGGCcaacgcggcggcggcggcgctcatCTCCGGGGGCCACCCCGAGCGCGCGGCCGTGGCGCAGTGGCAGGCGGGGCTCAACGAGGCCTGGGCCGAACTGCTGGAGCTGGTGGCCACGCGGGCGCAGGAGCTGGCGGCCGCCCACGACCTGCAGCGCTTCCGCCGCGACGcccgccaggtgctggagcagctccgCGCCAAGGCCCGGCAGGTGCCCGAGGAGCTGGGCCGGGACCTGCGCGGCGCCGAGGGGCTGGAGAGGCAGCACCGCGCCTTCGAGCACGACGTGCAGGCGCTGAGCGTGCAGGTGAGGGGACggggagggggacaggga gtgtcggCCGTGCAGGAGTCTGCCGCCCGCCTGGCCGCGGCGTACGCGGGCCCTCGCGCCGAGGAGCTGCGGGCGCAGGAGGGCGCGGTGGCCGCGGCCTGGGCCGAGCTCCGCGGGCGCTGCCAGCGCCGGCGCCGCCTGCTCGGGGACAGCGTGGAGCAATTCCGGTTCCTGCGCGCCGCCCGCGACCTGCGGCTCTGGATGGACGGcgtgcagctgcagctgcaggccCGCGAGAGGCCCAG GGATGTCACCGCGGCCGAGCTGCTgatccagcagcaccaggggctgCGGGCGGAGCTGGAGGCGCGCGAGGGCTCCTTCGGGGCCGCCGTGGCCGCGGCCACCGCGCTGCTGCAGCGGGGCCACCACGACGCCGACAAG ctgtcccaggagctggccGAGCTCCAGGAGCGCCGCAGGGACATCGGGGAGCGCTGGCAGGACAAGCTGGAGTGGCTGCAGACTG tgctggaggtgctggtGTTCGGGCGCGATGCGGCCGCGGCCGAGGCCTGGCTGGCCAGCAGGGAGCCCCTGGCCCGCGCCCCCGAgctgggctccagcctggccGAGGCCGAGACCCTCCTGAAGCGGCACCAGAGCTTCCAGAAGGCGGCGGCAGCCTGGGAGGAGAGATTCGCTGCCCTGAGCCGCCTCACCACG ctggaggagaaggagcggcggcggcggcagcaggaggaggaggaggaggcggcgaggaagctgcagccccccgagccccccccgGCGCAGGCCCAGCTCGGGGGGAGCCCCCCGTTGGTGCCCCCCGAGAGCCAGGacgggggagggggcggggagggGCCGAG GGCCACGCCCACCCCCCAGAGCcgccccccggagcccccggcCCTCAACGGGATCCGCCCCGACGGCGCCGCGGGCCAG GTCCCCAAAGCGGCGCAGGAGGGGGGGCCCGGCCCGGGGGGAGGGGCGGCCACGCtgcccccccgcgccccccccccGCCCGAGACCCTCGAGGGGGGGCTGTGCCGGAAACAGGAGCTGGAGGCGCCCGGCAAGAGAGCCACCAACAG gtcGTGGCAGAGCCTGTACTGCGTGCTGCGGGGGGGGGTCCTGAGCGTGTTCAAGGACGCGCGGGGGGCTGGGGCGGGGGTCCCGTACCACGGCGAGCCCCCCACCCCCCTGCGCGGGGCCCGCTGCCAGCCCGCCACCGCCTACCGCAAACGGAAACACGTCTTCAGGCTGGG GCTGAGCgatgggaaggaattcctgttcCAGGCTAAGGACGAG GCCGACATGGCGCTCTGGCTCCGGGCCATCGAAgctgccgccgcctccgccggggccgtgccgggctcGGGGGGGCCCCGGGAGGGCTCGGGGGTGCCCGGGGGTCCCCCCAAGGCGATGTCGAGGGCCCTGAGcctccccccggtgccccccccgGCCGAGGGAGCCCCCCGGGCCCGCGAGCACAAGGAGAGGGAGAAACGCTTCAGCTTCTTCAAGAAGAACAAATAG